A segment of the Agarivorans albus genome:
CGACCGCTTACTCCATTTACATTTAACTCGCTAGGTTACTATGTCAGCAGAATTATTGATTAACGTTACCCCAACCGAGACTCGTGTAGCTTTAGTGGATAGCGGGATCTTGCAAGAAACCCACGTAGAACGTGATGCGCGGCGCGGTATAGTTGGTAACATGTACAAGGGCCGAGTGAGTCGGGTATTACCCGGTATGCAGGCGGCTTTTGTTGATATTGGTCTGGAAAAAGCGGCATTTTTACATGCCTCTGACATTGTTCCTCATACTGAATGTGTCGATATTACCGAGCAGGAGCATTTCCAAGCGGGAAATATTGCCGAGCTAGTTAGGCAGGGCCAAGACATTATGGTGCAGGTGGTTAAAGACCCACTGGGTACCAAAGGTGCCCGCTTAACCACCGATATTACTTTGCCTTCTCGTTACTTGGTATTTATGCCTGGCAGTAGCCATGTAGGGGTATCACAACGCATTGAAAGCGAAGAAGAGCGCGAGCGCTTAAAAGAGATTTGTGGCGACTTTGTTGATGAGCTGGGCGGTTTTATTATTCGCACAGCCGCAGAAGGCATTGGCGCCGATGAGCTTGAACAAGATGCTGCTTTTTTAAAACGAGTATGGCGCAAGGTTCTGCAGCGTAAAGAGAGCTCGCCAAGTAAAAGTAAGCTGTACGCAGAGCTAAATTTAGCGCTGCGGATTATTCGTGATTTTGTGGGGACTCACTTAGATCGAATTCGGGTGGATTCACGGGAAACTTACGAACAACTGGTTTCTTTTAGTGCTGAGTTTGTGCCCGAGTTTACCGAAATTCTCGAGTACTATGCTGGCGACAGACCGATCTTTGATTTGTTTGATGTAGAGAATGAGATTCAACGCGCCCTAAAACGACGCGTGGATCTTAAGTCTGGCGGCTACCTGATTATCGACCAGACCGAAGCGATGACCACCATCGATATCAATACTGGCGCTTTTGTTGGCCACCGAAACCTCGAAGAAACTATTTTCAATACTAATATTGAAGCTACTCAATCAATTGCTCGCCAGCTGCGTTTACGCAACTTGGGTGGCATTGTGATTATCGATTTCATCGATATGGCTGATTCCGAACATCAGCGCCGCGTACTGCATAGTCTAGAACTGGCTTTAGCTAAAGATAGGGCCAAAACTAACATTAGCGGCTTCTCTCAGTTAGGTTTAGTAGAGATGACGCGTAAACGTACTCGCGAAAGTATTGAACATATTCTGTGTGGCGAGTGTCCAACCTGTCGTGGTCGCGGTACGGTAAAAACAGTTGAGACAGTATGTTACGAAGTGCTGCGTGAAATCATTCGGGTTAATCGCGCTTATGACGCCGATAACTTCATTGTTTATGCGTCGACCAAGGTGGCAGAGATGTTGATGGGAGAAGAGTCTCACAGCCTAGCAGAATTAGAGGTGTTTATTGGAAAGCAAGTTAGAGTTCAAACTGAACCAATGTACAGTCAAGAGCAATTTGACGTGGTATTAATGTAGGTTTATGGCAACTCCTTTACGCCGTGGCGCCAGAAAATGCTGGTACGGCCTTGCAATAGTATTAGTGATTATTGCCGTGTGCTTAAGTATTGCACGCGGCATTTTATCATTTGCCAGCAACTATAAAGATGACCTTGCACAGTGGTTAGTGGCCGATCAAGACGCCGAGTTACGTATTGGTCAGCTGAGTGCTCGGCTGCGCAACTTTAGACCAATGCTGGTGTTTGAAGATTCCGAGGTAGCGATTGGCGAAGACCGCAATACCCGCTTCAGCGTTGGGGCCTTAATGCTAGAACTAGATCTTTGGGAAACACTGGAGCAACGCCAAGTGGTATTCAAAGATTTGGTGCTTGATGAATTCCATTTAAAACTTAGTGTTGATCCCAACAACAGTAGGTCTTCCCGCGATTTTAGCCAAAGCTATCAAGCCATTAGTAATGTGTTTTTGGGGCAGTTGGCGCAATTTAGTTTAACCAATAGCCTCATTGAGCTGAGCTTCCCAGAACATAGCATGAATTTTGATATTGCTAGTTTAGATTGGGTGAACAAGGGGGATTTACACCAAGGTAATGGTGAAATTCTGATTGGCCAAGATTTGCAAAATGGTCAAGTAAGTTTTCGCATTGACCTAATCGGCGATGCTGCCGATGTAAGTGGCTTAACGGGGAAGTTATTCGCTAAGGTTGAGCATCTTAATTTAAAAGCCATGCGCAGATTGCTGGGTGCTTCGGC
Coding sequences within it:
- the rng gene encoding ribonuclease G, which encodes MSAELLINVTPTETRVALVDSGILQETHVERDARRGIVGNMYKGRVSRVLPGMQAAFVDIGLEKAAFLHASDIVPHTECVDITEQEHFQAGNIAELVRQGQDIMVQVVKDPLGTKGARLTTDITLPSRYLVFMPGSSHVGVSQRIESEEERERLKEICGDFVDELGGFIIRTAAEGIGADELEQDAAFLKRVWRKVLQRKESSPSKSKLYAELNLALRIIRDFVGTHLDRIRVDSRETYEQLVSFSAEFVPEFTEILEYYAGDRPIFDLFDVENEIQRALKRRVDLKSGGYLIIDQTEAMTTIDINTGAFVGHRNLEETIFNTNIEATQSIARQLRLRNLGGIVIIDFIDMADSEHQRRVLHSLELALAKDRAKTNISGFSQLGLVEMTRKRTRESIEHILCGECPTCRGRGTVKTVETVCYEVLREIIRVNRAYDADNFIVYASTKVAEMLMGEESHSLAELEVFIGKQVRVQTEPMYSQEQFDVVLM